In Archocentrus centrarchus isolate MPI-CPG fArcCen1 chromosome 1, fArcCen1, whole genome shotgun sequence, the following proteins share a genomic window:
- the LOC115785581 gene encoding pannexin-1, which yields MAIAHVATEYVFSDFLLKDPTETKYKGIRLELAVDKIVTFLAVGLPLFLISLAFAQEVSVGTQISCFPPTNFSWRQAGYVDSFCWAAVQQQEDSSPLWLHKFFPYILLLLAILMYIPALFWRFTAAPHLSSDLSFIMEELDRFYNRAIKLAKNLASLDSKDAPEGTQSALDLTEGCFKYPLVEQYLKTKRFSHRLVIKYLACRGLTLLILLLACIYLGYYIQLASLTDEFPCDLRTGVLKNDSMVQSPVQCKLVAVGVFRLLSYINLGVYVVLAPLVVYAALGPARQSSSFLRPYEMLPGFGALGLVTPVYNDLSIYLLYLHENLSALKSFKCLQVLELLQEANDEGFDTMCLLRSLGQVKTDVLDSKKMCSYKGNRETDKAEE from the exons ATGGCGATAGCCCACGTAGCCACGGAGTACGTCTTTTCGGACTTTTTGTTAAAGGACCCTACAGAGACGAAGTACAAAGGCATCCGTCTGGAGTTGGCGGTGGACAAAATAGTCACGTTTCTGGCGGTGGGACTGCCATTGTTTCTCATCTCGCTCGCTTTTGCCCAAGAGGTGTCAGTAG GCACCCAGATCAGCTGCTTTCCTCCCACTAACTTTTCCTGGAGACAGGCTGGATACGTGGACTCCTTTTGTTGGGCAGCGGTGCAGCAACAAGAAGACAGCTCACCACTGTGGCTACACAAG TTCTTTCCATACATCCTGCTCTTACTGGCCATCCTCATGTACATCCCTGCCTTGTTCTGGCGTTTCACAGCAGCTCCGCAcctctcctctgacctcagctTCATCATGGAGGAGCTGGACCGCTTTTATAATCGTGCCATCAAACTAGCCAAGAATTTGGCATCTTTAGATAGCAAGGATGCACCAGAAGgcacacagag tgctTTGGACCTGACTGAGGGCTGCTTTAAATACCCTTTAGTGGAGCAGTATTTGAAGACCAAGCGCTTTTCTCACAGACTTGTGATCAAGTACCTGGCATGTCGGGGACTGACTCTGCTGATCCTCCTGTTGGCATGTATCTACCTTGGCTACTACATCCAACTAGCTTCTCTCACAGATGAGTTTCCATGTGACCTGCGGACAGGAGTGCTGAAGAACGACAGCATGGTGCAGTCTCCTGTTCAGTGTAAGCTCGTTGCAGTGGGCGTCTTCAGGCTTCTCAGCTACATCAACCTGGGAGTATATGTGGTTCTTGCTCCGTTAGTGGTGTATGCCGCTCTTGGACCAGCACGTCAAAGCTCTAGCTTCCTTCGGCCTTACGAGATGCTGCCAGGATTTGGTGCTCTGGGTCTGGTCACCCCCGTCTACAACGATCTCAGTATCTATCTGCTGTACCTGCATGAGAACCTGAGTGCCCTCAAGTCCTTTAAGTGTCTGCAG GTGCTTGAGTTGTTGCAAGAGGCTAATGATGAGGGGTTTGACACCATGTGCCTACTGCGATCTCTGGGACAGGTGAAGACTGATGTTTTAGACAGTAAGAAGATGTGCTCTTACAAGGgcaacagagagacagataaggCTGAAGAATAA